One segment of Fibrobacter sp. UWB10 DNA contains the following:
- a CDS encoding VWA domain-containing protein, translating to MTRISSVLVVFFTILAHAAVEHGSVIPITETPEVYSADDNYYDAQYATYVRHSYTPAKSGFCTVSTSYESSSFTRYLYYYGTDATFQSAIDYDYSSGTVSYTFNCEKDKTYYLMVRASSTSYSSYKYNIKASVQEVALSETVYPLSSTFVPYTYQSNSSLIGENTFAIKMSYEPTATGLYTLISNAKYSRYAYYYGTDATFATRKSSYSHSSQGRTTLSLTAGEKYYFAMYQSSQSYFDDTVSVRMAPTLKVNSDTLGPGYVYVGTGSRNYDSTYVINDTVPLHAFSRNNSRFEKWEKVSGTCSIVNPTAAQTGVVISSNCKVRAVFKAGEVYPITKTAKKYNLYDHFYSGTPSNGVRFSFVAPKAGGFVIKYTKDSTEWSYLKRYQTGAFSSYDFSKSVSTSLIDTVLLNAGDSIFYLVTNDYTRDSTMSFSMSYDTIPSIWLTIQSESSRCSTKVGSMPVLKGQVAFVEAFARKGYRPNGWSFVSGSHKFSDSTAYSIKDTILEDTKIKLRCKAANLIEITDKRKTYVTQNDFYEVSPSGGLRFHYEAPTSGIFVLKFEPQGFRGTYRYYGADSTFSSAKRTYSNTSNEVSFNVVAAAANEEVFESTIPYATEYWDDPVSVVALRGGTVKIDSQSRVDTLAVGDQLALSTSLDSGAHFVKWTVVSGKGAFVDSSELNTSFILKGTGSVVIKPVTSTLPLYQLTSSFRGYTFKDNGSNTRRNIYGVRTVLNTRDSGMYAIVMNTNNAAIIYNYNADSTFYSYNSTSCSVGGSCRILVTLDANQRRYFQFVSNTASYRGDSVWVKAVKTANLYTDTSGTGYAYMGASGSRMYDSTHIAGDTVPIRAYTTDVDHRFSKWSVASGSCKIIDSTKAATSIIPEGNCTVKAHFVVGTVYPITDVSTKYTLVENYYSRSPSYGVRFKFVAPTTGQYAISIRSLDLLMTVEYDTTCTFNTYKLRTTSTKGKLDQLGLTAGQSVCYTVKNYNSRDTLQPLPFWISYSQTKASLTLVAADSNGSVSPTGYSPAWIGTAYPITAIAKNEFRFDKWIVESGTASIDDPYANMTMAIPADTATLKATFRRGSVYELTATKKNYNIQLHHYADNDTSTVRFRWTPSDTNHYLLKVDSIIGMCISYGIDSLFGSSVKTYGLTGSNYVLLQGMPGKTYYYAIKDTTKKSSRTKDFTVQMISPYVMYVESTRGRTSPSGYVYVAPGTDTTLYATPYGGYVFDSWVKVEGKVKIGDLSKNQTRAEPQSSYCHVRANYIFDMTAEPGLTITDLDLSNHPAICAHVSVVDENSRKPIAGLEASDFVLFQDKKSLPVQVTTVQNVSSISVALVVDESGSMSSSDIADVKTAVRAFIDAMGPSDRTTLIGFETSARIIQPMTSEKSLLYAAAEKIHSGGGTAITNGAHAALEQLVNESGSTTVIIFSDGSGQGSFTTDSIVKKAIGQNTTIYSVGIGSGATKEPLKGMAEGTGGTFAVAPSATELSNIYAAIQSAVQARYVLCYQSPDAVWNGDTHTVVVKTKFLNKDAADTAYWDESAQPPIVDLTPATWKMVGVNQPQYQSFTIGVYVKSDKGLRDVKLYMRNVSLRNDSYTTYTMTQENDSLWNFVLPDSMVKYPGIDFYVTATDTAGLTGKTPAVMSPAKEPHTIPIKNDVPFVKLDSIACIDTTGGKGSIRFKITDDNGINSAILYYKDSVAVLFDERRMSESQGYWTAYVPAKAFENGIIEYYVRAIDELGATGRWLKTQNSYMPVCNRRILVRDVEDSIAIKNGNVSGDPISRETSKIRLSLVTEDFTEGKDTVTASLSCLVSGDIENNIKLVEKRSGYYETAKAVSKNEYSAKRDDGSISCSGSDTLVAEYKDPLYGTYARDTVIVGDTVEFSYRFLNASGKKDLDSLESGDSVQFKLRLTSVSKSIHKKDTLNVLLFTNKYDSLWVKAVETGDYTSTFEYSGTFYFAYDKDDLESSKLDALFNMNASYNRVVIKAGIKKDKLGWKRDSLVVYSNYIPADTAEIYDADKDGEADSIRIHYVSKQKEGVAAIDTLYWNKAGGTWQSVSKKRFKLQSGRSWVEARLEDSFDYGATAADAEEAPYLKMTRPKGGFSQKMEIKDRIGAVPVKAVKRPGTISIDEFMECTNEVPPDTLEITLSEPVENTGDENAWKKLFTYSEDCKDTLDYSLNISKLLEKDSAGLVWTFVLADHNLMTYNCIRTNPKATYVDKYDNPMGRGGITIDGSNGNVYLYEVAPAPAVSGIKNKEKWIAPGDEDWSRVPDTLSVIRVASIMPYKAIVTIFDSYSNVVTTFKRKFGDDGEMSQKIRGNGRNHAKTGFLHWNNRSDDGRHVGTGVYIWRIDFKFKDGHTEYRLVKTGVKRKK from the coding sequence ATGACACGAATTTCAAGTGTTCTTGTTGTTTTTTTTACAATCCTGGCCCATGCAGCCGTTGAGCATGGATCTGTTATTCCGATTACGGAAACGCCGGAAGTATACAGTGCCGACGACAACTATTACGACGCACAGTATGCGACATATGTCCGTCATAGCTATACGCCGGCAAAGAGTGGCTTCTGCACGGTATCCACTTCGTACGAAAGTTCCTCTTTTACTAGGTACCTGTATTATTACGGTACCGACGCAACCTTTCAGAGCGCTATTGATTATGACTATAGCTCTGGAACTGTGAGCTATACGTTTAATTGTGAGAAAGACAAAACGTATTATCTCATGGTTCGTGCAAGCAGCACTTCTTATAGCTCTTACAAATACAATATCAAGGCGAGTGTGCAAGAAGTCGCTTTGTCAGAAACGGTTTATCCTCTTTCGAGTACATTTGTTCCCTATACTTACCAATCCAATAGTAGCTTGATTGGAGAAAATACTTTTGCCATCAAGATGTCGTATGAACCCACCGCGACAGGCTTGTACACCTTGATTTCGAATGCAAAATATTCTCGTTATGCCTATTATTACGGTACCGATGCGACTTTTGCTACGAGAAAGTCTTCTTATAGCCATTCTTCGCAGGGCCGTACTACGCTTTCGTTGACCGCCGGCGAAAAGTATTATTTTGCGATGTATCAGAGCTCTCAGAGCTACTTTGACGATACCGTTTCTGTCCGCATGGCTCCCACGTTAAAGGTGAACTCCGATACGCTTGGCCCGGGCTATGTTTATGTGGGTACCGGTTCTCGGAATTATGATTCTACCTATGTGATAAACGATACGGTTCCTCTGCATGCCTTTTCAAGAAATAATTCCCGTTTTGAAAAGTGGGAAAAGGTCTCGGGAACATGTTCCATCGTAAATCCGACTGCGGCCCAAACGGGTGTTGTCATCAGCAGCAATTGTAAGGTTCGTGCGGTATTTAAGGCCGGCGAAGTGTATCCGATTACAAAAACGGCGAAAAAATACAACTTGTATGATCATTTCTATTCGGGAACGCCTTCTAATGGTGTAAGGTTTTCTTTTGTAGCTCCCAAAGCGGGTGGTTTTGTCATCAAGTATACCAAGGATAGTACCGAATGGAGTTACTTGAAACGTTATCAGACTGGCGCATTCTCGAGTTATGACTTTAGTAAAAGCGTCTCGACTTCTCTTATAGACACCGTTTTGCTCAATGCCGGTGATTCCATCTTCTATCTTGTGACTAACGACTATACTAGGGATTCTACGATGTCGTTCAGCATGAGCTACGACACCATTCCTTCAATATGGCTTACAATTCAAAGCGAATCTTCGCGCTGCTCGACAAAGGTGGGCTCGATGCCTGTCCTTAAAGGGCAGGTGGCTTTTGTCGAGGCGTTTGCCAGAAAGGGGTATCGCCCCAATGGTTGGTCTTTTGTGAGCGGTTCGCATAAGTTTAGCGATTCGACGGCATATAGTATTAAAGACACGATTTTGGAAGACACGAAGATTAAGTTGCGCTGTAAGGCGGCAAATTTGATTGAAATTACCGATAAGCGTAAGACCTATGTAACCCAGAATGACTTTTACGAAGTTTCGCCGAGTGGCGGTTTAAGGTTCCATTACGAGGCTCCTACGTCGGGAATCTTTGTTTTGAAGTTTGAACCGCAGGGCTTTAGAGGTACATACAGATATTATGGAGCGGATTCTACATTCAGTTCGGCAAAGAGAACGTATAGCAATACAAGTAACGAGGTCTCTTTTAATGTTGTAGCGGCAGCCGCAAACGAGGAAGTTTTTGAAAGTACGATTCCCTATGCGACTGAATATTGGGATGATCCTGTTTCTGTCGTGGCCCTTCGTGGGGGAACCGTCAAAATTGATAGTCAGTCAAGAGTGGATACGCTTGCTGTTGGCGATCAGTTGGCTTTATCGACGTCTTTGGATTCGGGGGCGCATTTTGTCAAGTGGACTGTTGTGTCTGGCAAGGGTGCATTTGTAGATAGCTCTGAACTTAATACCTCGTTTATTCTTAAGGGAACGGGGTCCGTGGTTATCAAGCCGGTTACTTCGACATTGCCGCTTTATCAGCTGACTTCTTCTTTCAGAGGGTATACGTTTAAAGACAATGGCTCGAATACTAGAAGAAATATTTATGGTGTTCGCACGGTTTTGAATACCAGAGATTCTGGAATGTATGCGATAGTCATGAATACGAATAATGCGGCGATAATATACAATTATAATGCCGATTCAACATTCTATAGTTATAATTCGACATCATGCTCTGTAGGTGGATCCTGCAGAATTTTGGTGACGCTTGATGCAAATCAGAGGCGGTATTTCCAATTTGTTTCGAATACGGCATCTTATAGGGGTGATAGCGTTTGGGTTAAGGCTGTAAAAACAGCCAACTTGTACACAGATACTTCGGGTACGGGATATGCGTATATGGGTGCATCAGGTTCCCGTATGTATGATTCGACTCATATTGCAGGCGATACCGTTCCTATAAGGGCTTATACGACCGATGTGGACCATCGCTTTAGCAAATGGAGCGTGGCATCGGGCTCTTGTAAGATTATCGATTCGACGAAGGCTGCAACTTCTATCATACCTGAAGGCAATTGTACGGTTAAGGCTCATTTTGTAGTGGGCACCGTGTATCCGATTACAGATGTTTCAACTAAGTATACGCTGGTTGAGAATTATTATTCTAGAAGCCCGTCTTATGGCGTGAGGTTTAAATTCGTTGCCCCGACCACAGGCCAATACGCGATTTCTATACGTAGCCTTGACTTGTTGATGACGGTGGAATATGATACTACGTGTACATTTAATACTTATAAATTGAGAACGACTTCAACTAAGGGTAAGCTAGACCAGTTAGGGCTTACGGCGGGTCAATCTGTGTGCTATACCGTTAAGAATTACAATAGTCGCGATACGCTGCAGCCGTTGCCGTTCTGGATTAGTTACTCGCAAACAAAGGCTAGCCTGACGTTGGTGGCTGCGGATTCTAACGGAAGCGTTTCTCCGACGGGTTATTCGCCTGCTTGGATAGGGACCGCTTACCCCATTACCGCTATTGCGAAAAATGAATTCCGCTTTGACAAGTGGATTGTGGAATCGGGTACGGCAAGCATTGATGACCCGTATGCCAACATGACGATGGCGATTCCGGCCGATACCGCGACACTTAAGGCTACCTTCAGACGTGGTAGTGTATATGAACTGACTGCGACAAAGAAAAACTACAATATCCAGTTGCATCATTATGCCGATAACGATACGTCTACGGTTCGCTTCCGCTGGACACCTTCGGATACGAATCACTACTTGTTGAAAGTCGATTCTATTATTGGCATGTGCATTTCTTATGGAATAGATTCACTCTTTGGTTCTTCTGTAAAGACTTATGGTCTCACGGGTTCCAATTATGTACTCCTTCAAGGAATGCCTGGCAAGACCTATTATTATGCTATAAAGGATACGACCAAGAAGTCGTCTCGCACTAAAGATTTTACGGTGCAGATGATTTCCCCGTATGTCATGTATGTTGAATCGACTCGTGGACGAACTTCTCCGTCGGGTTATGTTTATGTGGCGCCGGGTACCGATACGACCTTGTATGCGACTCCTTATGGTGGGTATGTCTTTGATTCTTGGGTAAAGGTCGAAGGTAAGGTGAAAATCGGAGATCTGTCCAAGAATCAGACTAGGGCCGAACCGCAATCGAGTTATTGTCATGTGAGGGCGAATTATATATTTGACATGACTGCGGAACCGGGACTTACGATTACAGATCTTGACTTGAGTAACCATCCGGCCATCTGCGCCCATGTGTCTGTGGTAGATGAAAATAGCAGAAAACCGATTGCCGGTCTTGAAGCGTCGGACTTTGTGCTGTTCCAGGATAAGAAATCCTTGCCGGTGCAAGTGACGACGGTTCAAAATGTGAGCAGCATATCTGTGGCACTTGTTGTCGATGAAAGTGGCTCCATGTCAAGTTCTGATATTGCGGACGTTAAGACTGCGGTTCGTGCATTCATTGACGCTATGGGACCTTCTGACCGAACAACGCTTATTGGTTTTGAAACGTCTGCCAGAATCATTCAGCCGATGACTTCCGAAAAGAGTCTTCTGTATGCAGCCGCCGAAAAGATTCATTCGGGTGGCGGAACCGCCATTACCAATGGTGCTCATGCGGCTTTGGAACAGTTGGTAAACGAATCAGGTTCGACGACTGTCATTATATTCTCTGATGGTTCTGGACAAGGATCCTTTACGACTGATTCTATCGTTAAAAAGGCCATTGGGCAGAATACGACGATTTATTCTGTGGGTATCGGTTCGGGAGCAACCAAAGAACCTTTGAAGGGAATGGCTGAAGGTACGGGCGGTACTTTTGCGGTGGCACCGTCGGCGACGGAACTTTCAAATATTTATGCCGCCATTCAGAGCGCGGTGCAAGCCCGTTATGTTCTTTGCTACCAGAGCCCCGATGCCGTTTGGAACGGTGACACTCATACGGTGGTTGTCAAGACAAAGTTCTTAAACAAGGATGCCGCCGATACGGCCTATTGGGATGAAAGTGCTCAGCCGCCTATTGTCGATTTGACTCCGGCTACATGGAAAATGGTGGGCGTGAATCAGCCGCAATACCAGAGCTTTACTATTGGAGTTTACGTTAAATCCGATAAGGGTCTTAGAGACGTTAAACTCTATATGCGAAATGTGAGCTTGAGAAATGATTCGTATACCACATATACGATGACTCAAGAAAATGATTCCTTGTGGAATTTTGTACTTCCGGATAGTATGGTGAAATACCCCGGTATTGATTTCTACGTGACGGCTACGGATACCGCTGGTCTTACTGGAAAAACTCCTGCGGTTATGAGTCCTGCTAAGGAACCTCATACTATTCCGATTAAGAACGATGTGCCTTTCGTTAAATTGGATTCTATAGCTTGTATCGATACTACGGGCGGTAAGGGCTCTATCCGCTTTAAGATTACCGACGACAACGGTATCAATAGCGCGATACTCTATTACAAGGATTCCGTGGCGGTCCTCTTTGATGAACGCAGAATGTCTGAATCTCAGGGTTACTGGACTGCCTACGTTCCGGCGAAGGCCTTTGAAAACGGTATTATTGAATACTATGTCCGCGCGATAGATGAACTTGGTGCCACGGGGCGTTGGCTCAAGACGCAAAATTCTTACATGCCGGTCTGTAACAGACGAATTCTTGTGCGCGATGTCGAAGATTCCATTGCTATCAAAAACGGCAATGTTTCTGGCGATCCGATTTCGCGCGAAACGAGTAAGATACGCTTGTCGCTTGTGACGGAAGACTTTACGGAAGGCAAGGATACAGTGACGGCTTCGCTTTCTTGCCTTGTGTCGGGTGATATCGAAAACAATATCAAGCTTGTCGAAAAACGTTCCGGTTACTACGAAACGGCCAAGGCTGTTTCGAAGAACGAATATTCTGCAAAGCGAGACGACGGTTCGATTTCTTGCAGTGGCAGTGATACGCTTGTTGCCGAGTATAAGGACCCGCTTTATGGAACGTATGCCCGCGATACGGTCATTGTGGGCGATACCGTCGAATTTAGCTACAGGTTCTTGAATGCGTCTGGCAAAAAGGATCTTGATTCTCTCGAATCGGGTGATTCTGTCCAATTCAAACTTCGCTTGACATCTGTTAGCAAGTCTATCCATAAAAAGGATACTTTGAATGTTCTCTTGTTTACTAATAAGTATGACTCGCTGTGGGTGAAGGCTGTGGAAACGGGCGACTACACCTCGACCTTCGAATATAGCGGCACGTTCTACTTTGCGTATGACAAGGACGATTTGGAAAGCTCGAAACTTGATGCCTTGTTCAATATGAACGCTTCTTACAACCGCGTGGTGATTAAGGCCGGAATCAAGAAGGACAAACTCGGCTGGAAACGAGATTCCTTGGTGGTATACTCGAACTATATTCCGGCTGATACCGCCGAAATTTACGATGCCGACAAGGACGGCGAGGCTGATTCCATTCGAATTCACTATGTGTCAAAGCAAAAGGAAGGAGTTGCTGCTATTGATACCCTGTATTGGAACAAGGCTGGTGGCACGTGGCAAAGCGTGTCCAAGAAACGCTTCAAACTGCAGAGCGGTCGCTCTTGGGTCGAAGCCCGTCTTGAAGATTCGTTCGATTATGGCGCCACCGCAGCCGATGCGGAAGAGGCCCCGTATCTTAAGATGACAAGGCCTAAGGGTGGCTTCTCGCAAAAAATGGAAATCAAGGACCGTATTGGCGCTGTGCCTGTGAAGGCGGTCAAGCGTCCTGGAACCATTTCTATTGATGAATTCATGGAATGCACGAATGAAGTTCCTCCGGATACTCTGGAAATCACATTGTCGGAACCGGTCGAAAATACCGGCGACGAAAATGCTTGGAAAAAATTGTTCACCTATTCGGAAGATTGTAAGGATACCTTGGACTATTCGCTGAACATTTCGAAACTGCTCGAAAAGGATTCGGCTGGCCTTGTCTGGACATTTGTGCTGGCAGACCACAATCTCATGACCTACAATTGCATTCGTACCAATCCCAAGGCGACCTATGTCGACAAGTATGACAACCCGATGGGCCGTGGTGGGATAACTATTGACGGTAGCAATGGTAACGTATACCTTTACGAGGTTGCTCCTGCGCCTGCGGTGAGCGGTATCAAGAACAAGGAAAAGTGGATTGCTCCTGGCGACGAAGACTGGAGCCGTGTTCCGGATACGCTATCGGTGATCAGGGTTGCAAGTATTATGCCTTACAAGGCCATCGTGACTATTTTCGATAGCTACTCGAACGTGGTGACGACGTTCAAGCGTAAATTCGGTGATGATGGCGAAATGAGCCAAAAAATACGCGGAAATGGCCGAAATCACGCAAAAACGGGCTTTTTACACTGGAATAACCGATCTGACGATGGCCGTCATGTGGGGACGGGCGTCTATATCTGGCGTATCGACTTCAAGTTCAAAGATGGCCATACTGAGTATCGATTGGTCAAAACCGGCGTAAAAAGAAAGAAATAA